One window from the genome of Pedococcus badiiscoriae encodes:
- a CDS encoding DUF6131 family protein: MIVLGIVLLILGLLVASLKILVTIGAILIVVGLVLAILGGTGRAIGGRKHWY; encoded by the coding sequence GTGATCGTCCTCGGCATCGTCCTGCTGATTCTTGGCCTCTTGGTCGCCAGCCTCAAGATTCTCGTGACCATCGGAGCCATCCTGATCGTGGTCGGGCTCGTCCTGGCCATCCTGGGAGGCACCGGCCGCGCCATCGGCGGCCGGAAGCACTGGTACTGA
- a CDS encoding NAD-glutamate dehydrogenase produces MSASLEQSRQQLLHTAAERADHGGGEAVEQFLRTYYRHVATEDLLARASEDLLGAAMAHRELAQDRPVGTAKVEVFNPEVEEQGWTSGHTVVQVVTDDMPFLVDSVSAELQRMERSVHLVVHPTMRVRRKATGELEELVLGDADGPPGSGSDGSSDGGFGLVRESWMHLEIDRDSDPAQRAEVAEGLRRVLGNVREAVEDWPKMKATCSQVAQDLVDSPPAGIPAEEVEQAHGLLDWLADNHFTFLGYRQYALDRAADGDRLEAVQGTGLGLLRYDRPGDGVLLSEQASAVARARELLIITKANSRATVHRNTYLDYVSVKQFDDAGEVTGEKRFLGLFTSSAYTESVTRVPVLRDKVAKIFERTGFLPDSHSGKDLLEVLENYPRDELFQAGEEELYENATAVLYLQERRKTKLFLRRDRFGRFVSCLVYIPRDRYNTAVRLKMESILRQAFPGATVDFTTRVSESVLARLHFVVRVPAGESIPSIDESVLERQLIDATRTWDEDLSEAARTEHGEEAAARLSGLYGRAFPEAYKEDFTPRIGVADIRHMDALEHDDSTGLNMYQEPGAPANERRFKLYRRSPLSLTQVLPMFTHMGVEVVDERPYEISRGDGVNLWVYDFGLRVRNDKVWSGDGGRDRLRELFQDAVGAVWRGEAESDGFNALVLGAGLTWRQVVILRTVAKYLRQTGSTFSQDYVESALASNLKLAGTLVALFETRFDPSRYAGAAGPEREAAQSALCEQVTKDLDDVKSLDHDRIIRAFLGVITATLRTNFYQADASGADKSYVSIKLNPKKVPDLPAPRPQFEIFVYSPRVEGVHLRFGPVARGGLRWSDRREDFRTEVLGLVKAQMVKNAVIVPTGSKGGFYAKQLPDPTVDRDAWLAEGIASYKVFISGLLDLTDNRDGSQIVPPPSVVRHDPDDSYLVVAADKGTATFSDIANGVAQSYGFWLDDGFASGGSAGYDHKAMGITARGAWESVKRHFREMGHDTQTQDFTAVGIGDMSGDVFGNGMLLSEHIRLVAAFDHRHIFVDPNPVAATSFPERQRLFDLPRSSWADYDTSLISAGGGVFDRSLKSIAITPEMTEALGLPKGSTSMTPAALMKAILQAPVDLLWNGGIGTYVKAASEGSADIGDRANDAIRVDGAQLRCKVVGEGGNLGLSQLGRIEAALHGVRVNTDAIDNSAGVDTSDHEVNIKILLTALVKAGDMTLKQRNTLLASMTDDVAHQVLRDNYEQNVLLGNARAQEHPMLPVHQRLIHWLEERGDLDRALEFLPTDTEIDRRFAAGLGLKSPEFSVLVAYAKLALKEDLLPSELPDDPWFQATLTEYFPAALREQFAGELAEHPLRREIITNSVVNSMVNRGGITFAFRAMEETGATPEQIARAFVVCREIFDLPTFVHEVEALDNVVSTEVQSQLYLEFRRLIDRSMRWFLTSRPSRLDVANEVARFGAVVGEFAPQIPQLLKGAELKRLQRNAAGLEKLGVPEALALKSASLLDQFSLLDIVDIATDTGEAPADVAPLYFVLSERFGIDAMLTRVTNLPRDDRWDALARGALRDDLYAVLESLVRSVIDASTPGVSPVERFEQWAKANAESLTRARTALSGIERLDKPNIAALSVALRTLRSVIRSGAASS; encoded by the coding sequence ATGTCTGCGTCGCTGGAGCAGTCCCGTCAGCAACTCCTGCACACCGCCGCGGAACGCGCGGACCATGGGGGTGGTGAGGCGGTCGAGCAGTTCCTGCGGACCTACTACCGGCACGTGGCCACGGAGGACCTCCTGGCGCGGGCGTCCGAGGACCTGCTCGGGGCCGCGATGGCGCACCGCGAGCTGGCCCAGGACCGACCCGTCGGCACCGCCAAGGTCGAGGTCTTCAACCCGGAGGTCGAGGAGCAGGGCTGGACCAGCGGCCACACGGTCGTGCAGGTCGTCACTGACGACATGCCGTTCCTCGTCGACTCGGTGAGTGCCGAGCTCCAGCGCATGGAGCGCTCGGTGCACCTGGTGGTTCACCCGACGATGCGGGTCCGCCGCAAGGCCACCGGTGAGCTCGAGGAGCTCGTCCTGGGCGACGCCGACGGGCCCCCAGGGTCGGGCTCCGACGGCTCGAGCGACGGAGGTTTCGGGCTGGTCCGCGAGTCGTGGATGCACCTGGAGATCGACCGGGACAGCGATCCCGCCCAGCGCGCCGAGGTCGCCGAGGGGTTGCGCCGGGTGCTCGGCAACGTCCGCGAGGCGGTCGAGGACTGGCCCAAGATGAAGGCGACCTGCTCGCAGGTGGCGCAGGACCTCGTGGACTCGCCGCCCGCCGGCATACCGGCCGAGGAGGTCGAGCAGGCGCACGGTCTGCTCGACTGGCTGGCCGACAACCACTTCACCTTCCTGGGCTACCGCCAGTACGCCCTCGACCGTGCCGCCGACGGTGATCGGCTCGAGGCCGTCCAGGGCACGGGGCTGGGGCTGCTGCGCTACGACCGCCCCGGCGACGGGGTGCTGCTCAGCGAGCAGGCCAGTGCCGTGGCGCGGGCGCGCGAGCTGCTGATCATCACCAAGGCGAACTCGCGGGCGACGGTGCACCGCAACACCTACCTGGACTACGTGAGCGTCAAGCAGTTCGACGACGCCGGCGAGGTGACGGGGGAGAAGCGCTTCCTCGGCCTGTTCACCTCCAGCGCGTACACCGAGTCGGTGACCCGCGTGCCGGTGCTGCGCGACAAGGTCGCCAAGATCTTCGAGCGCACCGGGTTCCTTCCCGACTCGCACTCCGGCAAGGACCTGCTCGAGGTCCTCGAGAACTACCCGCGCGACGAGCTGTTCCAGGCCGGGGAGGAGGAGCTCTACGAGAACGCGACCGCGGTCCTCTACCTCCAGGAGCGCCGCAAGACCAAGCTCTTCCTGCGCCGCGACCGGTTCGGCCGGTTCGTGTCCTGCCTCGTCTACATCCCGCGCGACCGCTACAACACCGCCGTGCGGCTCAAGATGGAATCCATTCTGCGGCAAGCCTTTCCGGGTGCCACGGTGGACTTCACGACGAGGGTCTCGGAGTCGGTGCTGGCCCGCCTGCACTTCGTCGTGCGGGTGCCGGCGGGGGAGTCGATCCCGTCCATCGACGAGTCGGTGCTCGAGCGCCAGCTGATCGACGCGACGCGCACCTGGGACGAGGACCTCAGCGAGGCGGCCCGCACCGAGCACGGTGAGGAGGCGGCCGCGCGCCTGTCCGGGCTCTACGGACGCGCCTTCCCCGAGGCGTACAAGGAGGACTTCACCCCGCGTATCGGGGTGGCCGACATCCGCCACATGGATGCCCTGGAGCATGACGACTCGACCGGGCTCAACATGTACCAGGAGCCCGGCGCCCCGGCCAACGAGCGCCGCTTCAAGCTCTACCGTCGCAGCCCCCTGTCGCTGACGCAGGTCCTGCCGATGTTCACCCACATGGGGGTCGAGGTCGTCGACGAGCGGCCCTACGAGATCTCCCGCGGTGACGGTGTCAACCTGTGGGTCTACGACTTCGGCCTGCGGGTGCGCAACGACAAGGTCTGGTCCGGAGACGGCGGGCGCGACCGGTTGCGGGAGCTGTTCCAGGACGCCGTCGGCGCGGTGTGGCGCGGCGAGGCCGAGTCCGACGGGTTCAACGCCCTCGTCCTCGGGGCCGGGCTGACCTGGCGCCAAGTGGTCATCCTGCGCACCGTCGCCAAGTACCTGCGCCAGACCGGCTCGACGTTCTCGCAGGACTACGTCGAGTCCGCGCTCGCGTCCAACCTCAAGCTCGCCGGCACGCTGGTGGCCCTGTTCGAGACCCGCTTCGACCCCAGCCGGTATGCCGGTGCGGCCGGTCCGGAGCGCGAGGCCGCGCAGAGCGCGTTGTGCGAGCAGGTGACCAAGGACCTCGATGACGTCAAGAGCCTCGACCACGACCGGATCATCCGCGCCTTCCTCGGCGTGATCACCGCGACGCTGCGGACGAACTTCTACCAGGCCGACGCGTCGGGGGCTGACAAGTCCTACGTCTCGATCAAGCTCAATCCCAAGAAGGTGCCCGACCTGCCCGCCCCGCGGCCGCAGTTCGAGATCTTCGTCTACTCACCGCGGGTCGAGGGGGTCCACCTGCGGTTCGGGCCGGTCGCCCGCGGCGGTCTGCGCTGGTCGGACCGGCGCGAGGACTTCCGCACCGAGGTGCTCGGGCTGGTCAAGGCGCAGATGGTCAAGAACGCCGTCATCGTGCCGACCGGCTCGAAGGGTGGGTTCTACGCCAAGCAGCTGCCCGACCCGACTGTCGACCGAGACGCCTGGCTGGCCGAAGGCATCGCGTCCTACAAGGTGTTCATCTCAGGCCTGCTCGACCTCACCGACAACCGGGACGGGTCGCAGATCGTGCCGCCGCCCTCGGTGGTGCGCCACGACCCCGACGACTCCTACCTCGTGGTCGCGGCCGACAAGGGGACGGCGACGTTCTCGGACATCGCCAACGGCGTGGCCCAGTCCTACGGGTTCTGGCTCGATGACGGCTTCGCGTCCGGTGGGTCGGCCGGCTACGACCACAAGGCGATGGGCATCACGGCCCGTGGCGCGTGGGAGTCGGTCAAGCGGCACTTCCGCGAGATGGGTCACGACACCCAGACCCAGGACTTCACCGCCGTCGGGATCGGCGACATGTCCGGAGACGTCTTCGGCAACGGCATGCTGCTCTCGGAGCACATCAGGCTGGTCGCTGCCTTCGACCACCGGCACATCTTCGTCGACCCCAATCCCGTTGCTGCCACGAGCTTCCCGGAGCGCCAGCGGCTGTTCGACCTGCCCCGCTCGTCGTGGGCCGACTACGACACCTCGCTCATCTCCGCGGGCGGTGGGGTGTTCGACCGGTCGCTGAAGTCGATCGCCATCACCCCCGAGATGACCGAGGCGCTGGGCCTGCCCAAGGGCAGCACGTCGATGACTCCCGCCGCACTGATGAAGGCGATCCTGCAGGCGCCGGTGGACCTGTTGTGGAACGGCGGGATCGGCACCTACGTCAAGGCGGCCAGCGAGGGCAGCGCCGACATCGGTGACCGCGCCAACGACGCCATCCGCGTCGACGGCGCCCAGCTGCGCTGCAAGGTCGTCGGCGAGGGCGGCAACCTCGGCCTCAGCCAGCTCGGCCGCATCGAGGCAGCCCTGCACGGCGTGCGGGTCAACACCGACGCCATCGACAACTCGGCGGGGGTCGACACCTCCGACCACGAGGTCAACATCAAGATCCTGCTGACCGCGCTGGTCAAGGCCGGCGACATGACGCTCAAGCAGCGCAACACCCTGCTCGCGTCGATGACCGACGACGTCGCCCACCAGGTGCTGCGCGACAACTACGAGCAGAACGTGCTCCTCGGCAACGCCCGCGCCCAGGAGCACCCGATGCTCCCTGTCCACCAGCGGCTGATCCACTGGCTGGAGGAGCGGGGCGACCTCGACCGCGCCCTGGAGTTCCTGCCGACCGACACCGAGATCGACCGCCGGTTCGCGGCCGGCCTGGGCCTGAAGTCGCCGGAGTTCTCGGTGCTCGTGGCATACGCCAAGCTGGCGCTCAAGGAGGACCTGCTGCCCTCCGAGCTGCCCGACGACCCGTGGTTCCAGGCCACCCTCACCGAGTACTTCCCGGCCGCGCTGCGCGAGCAGTTCGCCGGCGAGCTCGCCGAGCACCCTCTGCGCCGCGAGATCATCACCAACTCGGTGGTCAACTCGATGGTCAACCGAGGCGGCATCACGTTCGCCTTCCGGGCCATGGAGGAGACCGGTGCGACCCCGGAGCAGATCGCCCGGGCGTTCGTGGTCTGCCGCGAGATCTTCGACCTGCCGACCTTCGTGCACGAGGTCGAGGCGCTCGACAACGTCGTGTCCACCGAGGTGCAGAGCCAGCTGTACCTGGAGTTCCGGAGGCTGATCGACCGGTCGATGCGGTGGTTCCTCACCTCGCGGCCCTCCCGCCTCGACGTCGCCAACGAGGTGGCCCGGTTCGGTGCGGTGGTCGGAGAGTTCGCACCCCAGATCCCCCAGCTGCTCAAGGGTGCCGAGCTCAAGCGCCTCCAGCGCAACGCCGCGGGCCTCGAGAAGCTGGGCGTCCCCGAAGCCCTGGCACTGAAGTCCGCCAGCCTGCTCGACCAGTTCTCGCTGCTCGACATCGTCGACATCGCGACCGACACGGGTGAGGCGCCCGCCGACGTGGCACCGCTCTACTTCGTGCTGTCCGAGCGGTTCGGCATCGACGCGATGCTCACGAGGGTCACGAACCTGCCGCGGGACGACCGCTGGGACGCCCTGGCGCGTGGTGCGCTGCGCGACGACCTGTATGCCGTGCTGGAGAGCCTGGTGCGGTCCGTGATCGACGCGTCCACTCCCGGGGTCAGCCCGGTGGAGCGCTTCGAGCAGTGGGCCAAGGCCAACGCGGAGAGCCTGACCCGGGCCAGGACGGCGCTGTCCGGCATCGAGCGGCTCGACAAGCCGAACATCGCGGCCCTGTCTGTCGCCCTGCGCACCCTGCGTTCGGTGATCCGCTCCGGGGCCGCGAGCTCCTAG
- a CDS encoding MOSC domain-containing protein, with product MTSSQSTDTQVLLVTRYPVKSMGGESLSTVEVGPTGLRGDREYAVYGADGKLASGKNSRRFRRMDPVFDLVAATREGDTVVTLADGTEVVVGHDGSDAILTEHFGEPVTLRPETDVMHQDAGQLSIVGSATLVELGRHEGDGRPLDPRHLRANVVVRTTQPYAEEDWIGHVVSIGAVQVNVAEPIERCRMVSVAQVGLEARPDMLKAISDHHDLNAGLYASIVRPGTISVGDPVTID from the coding sequence ATGACGAGCAGCCAGTCGACGGACACCCAGGTGCTCCTGGTGACCCGCTACCCGGTGAAGTCCATGGGCGGGGAGTCCCTGTCGACGGTGGAGGTCGGGCCCACCGGGCTGCGCGGCGACCGGGAGTACGCGGTCTACGGCGCCGACGGCAAGCTCGCCAGCGGGAAGAACAGCCGCCGCTTCCGCCGGATGGACCCGGTCTTCGACCTCGTCGCAGCCACGCGTGAAGGGGACACCGTGGTGACCCTCGCGGACGGCACGGAGGTCGTGGTCGGCCACGACGGCTCGGACGCGATCCTGACCGAGCACTTCGGGGAGCCGGTCACGCTGCGCCCCGAGACCGACGTCATGCACCAGGACGCGGGGCAGCTGTCCATCGTCGGCAGCGCCACCCTCGTCGAGCTCGGTCGCCACGAGGGGGACGGTCGCCCGCTCGACCCGCGGCACCTGCGGGCCAACGTGGTGGTCCGGACGACGCAGCCCTATGCCGAGGAGGACTGGATCGGCCACGTGGTGAGCATCGGTGCGGTGCAGGTGAACGTCGCGGAGCCGATCGAGCGGTGCCGGATGGTCAGCGTGGCGCAGGTCGGACTCGAGGCCCGCCCGGACATGCTGAAGGCGATCAGCGACCACCACGACCTGAATGCCGGGTTGTACGCGTCGATCGTCCGGCCTGGGACGATCTCGGTGGGAGACCCCGTCACCATCGACTGA
- a CDS encoding histidine kinase N-terminal domain-containing protein has product MPTLNEVLQSATDLAPAEVEWLQLLVGDWQLISDLSFADLVLWVPGGIEGWLAVAHVRPTTGQMVFFEDVVGRRTHRGRQSLLDQSYLDQRIVREKDPIFRDDMPVREEAIPVVRGGRALAVITRHTNLAAMRTPSRLELTYQALADALARMIAAGEFPNTAAPTGQRRGAPRVGDGVIRLDVNGIVSYASPNALSAVHRLGHVGDVIGELLAKVVADLLRDESPVDESLALVVTGRAPWRTEVTSRGASVSMRAIPLTEGGHRVGALLLLRDVSELRRRELELLTKDATIREIHHRVKNNLQTVAALLRLQARRLPEGEAGRAALEEAVRRVGVIALVHETLSQGFDETVDFDDIAVRGLQAITEVAKVEHPITSRVQGSFGTLRAEDATALAMVLSELVQNAVEHGLAETGGGTVEVEASRSTDEHGDELLTVTITDDGAGLPSDFKPGGSGLGTQIVQSLIQDLRGRITWEAAKPHGTRVRFVARLRPLGRDFS; this is encoded by the coding sequence GTGCCCACCCTCAACGAGGTGCTCCAGTCCGCGACCGACCTCGCGCCCGCAGAGGTCGAGTGGCTGCAGCTGCTGGTCGGTGACTGGCAGCTCATCTCCGACCTGTCGTTCGCCGACCTCGTGCTGTGGGTGCCGGGGGGCATCGAGGGCTGGCTCGCCGTCGCGCACGTGCGACCGACGACGGGGCAGATGGTCTTCTTCGAGGACGTCGTGGGCCGTCGCACGCACCGCGGCCGGCAGTCACTGCTCGACCAGTCTTACCTCGACCAGCGGATCGTGCGGGAGAAGGACCCGATCTTCCGCGACGACATGCCGGTCCGCGAGGAGGCCATCCCGGTCGTGCGGGGCGGCCGCGCACTGGCCGTGATCACGCGGCATACCAACCTGGCGGCGATGCGGACGCCGAGCCGGCTGGAGCTGACCTACCAGGCGCTCGCGGACGCGCTGGCGCGGATGATCGCCGCGGGGGAGTTCCCGAACACGGCCGCACCCACGGGGCAGCGACGCGGCGCGCCCCGGGTGGGTGACGGCGTGATCCGCCTCGACGTCAACGGGATCGTGTCGTACGCGAGCCCCAACGCCCTCTCCGCAGTCCACCGCCTCGGGCACGTCGGCGACGTCATCGGTGAGCTGCTGGCGAAGGTGGTGGCCGACCTGCTGCGTGACGAGTCGCCCGTCGACGAGTCGCTGGCGCTCGTCGTGACGGGACGGGCGCCGTGGCGCACCGAGGTGACCTCGCGCGGTGCGAGCGTGTCGATGCGGGCGATCCCGCTCACCGAGGGCGGCCACCGGGTAGGCGCCCTGCTGCTCCTGCGTGACGTGTCCGAGCTGCGGCGGCGCGAGCTCGAGCTGCTCACCAAGGACGCCACGATCCGCGAGATCCACCACCGCGTGAAGAACAACCTGCAGACGGTCGCGGCGCTGCTGCGGCTCCAGGCGCGGCGGCTGCCCGAAGGAGAGGCGGGACGGGCGGCGCTCGAGGAGGCGGTTCGTCGCGTCGGGGTCATCGCGCTCGTGCACGAGACGCTGAGCCAGGGTTTCGACGAGACGGTGGACTTCGACGACATCGCGGTGCGCGGGCTCCAGGCGATCACCGAGGTGGCCAAGGTCGAGCACCCGATCACGTCACGGGTGCAGGGCTCGTTCGGGACGCTGCGGGCCGAGGACGCGACTGCGCTCGCGATGGTGCTGTCCGAGCTGGTGCAGAACGCCGTGGAGCATGGCCTCGCCGAGACCGGCGGTGGCACCGTCGAGGTCGAGGCGAGCCGCTCCACCGACGAGCACGGCGACGAGCTGCTCACCGTCACGATCACCGACGACGGGGCGGGCCTGCCGAGCGACTTCAAGCCGGGTGGGTCGGGCCTGGGCACCCAGATCGTGCAGTCGCTCATCCAGGACCTGCGGGGGCGGATCACCTGGGAAGCAGCAAAGCCGCACGGGACGCGGGTGCGTTTCGTCGCGCGGCTTCGGCCACTGGGCCGGGACTTCTCCTGA
- a CDS encoding WhiB family transcriptional regulator, with translation MDWRDRAACLDEDPELFFPIGNTGPAILQIEEAKVVCRRCPVVDVCLKWAIESGQDAGVWGGMSEDERRALKRRNARARRAG, from the coding sequence ATGGACTGGCGCGACCGCGCTGCCTGCCTCGACGAGGACCCTGAGCTGTTCTTCCCGATTGGGAACACCGGCCCGGCCATCCTCCAGATCGAGGAGGCGAAAGTTGTGTGCCGACGCTGCCCGGTTGTCGACGTGTGCCTCAAGTGGGCCATCGAGTCCGGCCAGGACGCCGGCGTCTGGGGCGGCATGTCCGAGGACGAGCGCCGGGCCCTCAAGCGTCGCAACGCCCGCGCCCGCCGCGCCGGCTGA